TTTCTTCGCTAGACTGAACTTTTCCATTTTTATTAGTTGAATTTGATTGACTGGCACCTACTTTATCCTGTAAACGAATAGGCTGTATCATAACTCTGATTCGCTGTCCGCTTTGATCAACAAATACATTATCAGAGTTCGTTCCTGCTAACAACGCATTTGTAATCGCTAAATCATTAGTCTTTTTACCTATAATCTGTTGAGGATTTGAGTTCGATGTAGCAATGATTCTTCTATTTTGGTCAATGACTCTTACTTCAGAGATGTCATTCATATCATTTGAAGCTAAATTGGGTCTTGAAGCAAAATCTCGTAAAATAGTCTTTAAGTCTTCCTCAAGAGTGGGTGAATCATCATCACGATTTTTCACCATTTCTTGTCCAATGTTATACGTCAGCAAGTCTGTCCGCTCTTGAAGAGACGTTCGAAAGTTGTTAACTAATTCTTTTTCTAATTGTCGAGCAAAATAGACCCCAATAATTTGCATCGCAATTAAAATAAGCAGCACATAAATCAATACAAACTTTAAATGAATAGATTGCAGGAGCCTTACTTTCTTCATCTAAAATTACTCCTGCTCTGGGCTGCGTAAATAATAGCCTACTCCACGTCTTGTTACAATCCACATTGGATGGCTTGGATTATCTTCAATTTTTTCACGTAATCTTCGAACTGTTACATCTACCGTACGCACATCACCAAAATAGTCATAACCCCATACAGTTTGAAGCAAGTGTTCACGCGTCATGACTTGTCCAATGTGCTTCGCTAAATAATGCAGCAGCTCAAATTCACGATGAGTCAGTTCAATCGTTTCTCCGCGCTTAGACACAATATAAGCATCTGGATGAATAACAAGTGCTCCAATCGTAATTTCATTCGTTTCACTTTCTTCTGTTGGAACAGCTACCTGCTGATGTCTACGTAAATTAGCTTTTACACGTGCTAATAATTCACGCGTACTGAACGGCTTAGTTACATAATCATCTGCACCTAATTCTAGACCTAAAACCTTGTCAATTTCAGAGTCTTTTGCTGTTAACATGATAATAGGCATATCATATTTTTTGCGCACTTCTCGGCAAACTTCCATTCCATCTTTCTGAGGAAGCATAATATCTAATAAAATCATTTCAGGCTGTACTTCTTCCACTTTTTCAAGTGCTTCTACGCCATCATAAGCACAAAATACTTCGTAACCTTCTTTTTGCAAATTAAACTTTAAAATATCTGCAATCGGCTTTTCGTCATCTACGACTAAAATACGTTTATCCATGATCATCGTTCTCCTTTATTAGTTGAAGCAAAATATAAAAGATAGTATTCATACTGTTTGAATACCGTAGTTTTATTATACTTGATAACCCTTGAAACGTCACAAGTTCATCCTCTACTATACATGAAGATATATGATTTTCAACCATCTCTAAATACAA
The genomic region above belongs to Priestia megaterium and contains:
- the yycF gene encoding response regulator YycF, with amino-acid sequence MDKRILVVDDEKPIADILKFNLQKEGYEVFCAYDGVEALEKVEEVQPEMILLDIMLPQKDGMEVCREVRKKYDMPIIMLTAKDSEIDKVLGLELGADDYVTKPFSTRELLARVKANLRRHQQVAVPTEESETNEITIGALVIHPDAYIVSKRGETIELTHREFELLHYLAKHIGQVMTREHLLQTVWGYDYFGDVRTVDVTVRRLREKIEDNPSHPMWIVTRRGVGYYLRSPEQE